Proteins encoded by one window of Armatimonadota bacterium:
- the rpsJ gene encoding 30S ribosomal protein S10 — MAQRIRIKLKAFDHRVLDQSAERIVETVRRTGARVSGPVPLPTDRSLFCVIRSPHIDKESMEHFELRTHKRLIDILEPTQKTVDALSHLDLPAGVDIEIKL; from the coding sequence ATGGCGCAGCGGATTCGGATCAAGCTGAAGGCGTTCGACCACAGGGTGCTCGACCAGTCGGCCGAGCGGATCGTGGAGACGGTGCGCCGCACCGGCGCCCGGGTGTCGGGCCCCGTGCCGCTGCCCACGGACCGCAGCCTGTTCTGCGTCATCCGCTCCCCCCACATTGACAAGGAGTCCATGGAGCACTTTGAGCTGCGGACGCACAAGCGGCTCATTGACATCCTCGAGCCCACCCAGAAGACGGTGGACGCGCTGAGCCACCTGGACCTGCCGGCGGGGGTGGACATCGAGATCAAGCTCTGA